From a single Calothrix sp. NIES-2098 genomic region:
- a CDS encoding lipopolysaccharide biosynthesis protein, with translation METQAPLFSFNNYWHILKRRWFPSLGVFIPVFLLTVMALSLKKPDYEAQGKLLFQRTNTISSLTGVGTEIGKLEAVAQDNKTNPLNTEAEIIRSVPLIQRTIDELGLRNEKGEILKINEFLSKLFVKDVNGADIITVSYRDREPETTAKVVNTVMNIYLEHNVSSRRKEAASARQFLQKELPHAESVVRKAEAELAKFKDRNKVVSLQEEATKALEIITDLQKQIGDSESQIASINAQSEDLRRQLSMNSQGAVAMTSISQSPGVQDILKEIQQLESQLAARRTVLQDSHPQIVSLQDKLDALKKILQQRIKQVVGTSQPQVADGNLQAGALQQQLTADLVRLQSTRLGLASQVAALSQLQADYKQRLQALPRLEQQQRQLERKVQASQSTYLLMLQKLQESQIAENQNVGNASLVSEAQVPDKPISSPLLSYITAGLLATLAALATMYILEARDKSIKTVDEAKQLLGLTLLGVIPFSNEPTTALTSNNELEPYTSRLFLRNATRSPISEAYRMLRANLKFMSADKELKVIVVTSSVPGEGKSTVAANLALAMAQLERKVLLVDGDLHRPVQHLIWDVTNSQGLSNVIVGESEIKTATNKVMDNMDNLDVLTAGVVPPSPASLLDSKRMASLMQNFAVNYDFVIIDAPALNVAADAATLGQMADGVLFVVRPGVVDSVNAAMACDILEKSGQNVLGQVVNAVIPKNESHSYYYFNEESDLPKYSLAISRR, from the coding sequence ATGGAAACTCAAGCACCTTTATTTAGTTTTAATAACTATTGGCACATACTGAAGCGCCGTTGGTTCCCTAGTTTAGGAGTTTTTATCCCAGTTTTTCTGCTGACTGTCATGGCTCTCTCTTTAAAAAAACCTGATTACGAGGCACAGGGAAAACTCTTATTTCAAAGGACAAATACTATCTCCTCGCTAACAGGAGTAGGAACAGAAATAGGCAAGTTAGAAGCAGTCGCTCAAGATAATAAAACTAATCCCTTAAATACAGAGGCAGAAATCATCCGTTCCGTTCCCCTAATCCAAAGAACTATAGATGAACTGGGATTGAGAAACGAGAAAGGAGAGATTTTAAAAATTAATGAATTTTTGTCAAAACTGTTTGTCAAAGATGTCAATGGAGCCGACATTATCACAGTTTCTTACAGAGACCGCGAGCCTGAAACAACTGCAAAAGTTGTGAATACAGTGATGAATATATATTTAGAACACAACGTATCTTCGCGGCGCAAAGAAGCAGCATCTGCTCGCCAGTTTCTGCAAAAAGAATTACCTCATGCTGAATCAGTTGTGAGAAAAGCTGAAGCTGAACTTGCAAAGTTTAAAGATCGAAACAAAGTAGTTTCCTTGCAAGAAGAAGCAACTAAAGCACTAGAAATTATTACAGACTTACAAAAACAAATTGGTGACTCGGAATCTCAAATTGCTAGTATCAACGCCCAGTCTGAAGATCTGCGACGGCAATTGAGTATGAATTCTCAAGGAGCAGTAGCTATGACCTCGATTAGCCAATCTCCTGGGGTACAAGATATTCTCAAAGAGATTCAACAGCTCGAATCTCAACTGGCAGCTAGGCGAACTGTTTTGCAAGATAGCCATCCACAAATCGTTAGTTTACAAGATAAGTTAGATGCCTTAAAGAAGATACTACAACAGCGAATTAAACAGGTTGTAGGTACAAGTCAACCACAAGTAGCAGATGGTAATTTGCAGGCAGGAGCGTTGCAACAACAACTTACCGCAGACCTTGTGAGATTACAATCAACCCGTCTGGGTTTAGCCAGTCAAGTTGCAGCCTTGTCCCAATTACAAGCAGATTATAAACAACGCCTCCAAGCCCTTCCGAGATTGGAACAGCAACAGCGCCAGCTAGAGCGCAAAGTGCAAGCATCCCAATCTACCTATTTACTGATGCTACAAAAACTTCAAGAAAGTCAAATAGCAGAAAATCAGAATGTCGGTAACGCTAGCTTGGTATCTGAAGCTCAAGTTCCTGACAAGCCGATTTCTTCGCCGTTGCTATCGTATATAACTGCTGGCTTACTAGCTACCTTAGCTGCTTTGGCAACTATGTATATTTTAGAAGCCAGAGATAAATCAATCAAGACTGTTGATGAAGCCAAACAATTATTGGGACTAACTTTGTTAGGGGTAATTCCTTTCTCTAACGAACCAACAACAGCTCTTACTAGCAATAATGAACTAGAGCCATATACTTCTAGACTGTTTTTGAGAAATGCTACGCGATCGCCCATTAGCGAAGCTTATCGAATGCTGCGGGCAAATTTGAAGTTCATGAGCGCTGATAAAGAATTAAAGGTGATTGTTGTCACCAGTTCTGTACCAGGAGAAGGTAAGTCAACAGTAGCAGCTAATTTAGCTTTAGCAATGGCGCAGCTGGAGCGTAAAGTTTTACTCGTAGATGGAGATTTGCACCGTCCAGTTCAGCATCTTATTTGGGATGTAACTAATAGCCAAGGTCTCAGCAATGTGATTGTTGGAGAGTCGGAAATCAAGACAGCCACCAACAAAGTTATGGATAACATGGATAATTTAGATGTCTTGACTGCTGGAGTTGTACCTCCCTCGCCCGCATCTCTGCTGGATTCAAAACGCATGGCTTCTTTAATGCAGAATTTTGCTGTTAACTACGATTTTGTGATTATTGATGCTCCCGCATTAAACGTTGCAGCTGATGCAGCGACATTAGGACAAATGGCTGATGGCGTTTTATTTGTCGTTCGTCCTGGGGTAGTTGATTCTGTGAACGCCGCTATGGCTTGTGATATTTTAGAAAAATCTGGTCAGAACGTCCTAGGACAAGTTGTGAACGCAGTTATTCCCAAAAATGAAAGCCATAGTTACTACTATTTCAACGAAGAATCTGACCTGCCAAAATATTCTCTGGCCATCAGTCGCAGGTAA
- a CDS encoding nucleotide sugar epimerase: MAKIIVTGAAGFIGSHLAEALLQQGEQVIGIDEFNDYYDPTFKRKNIGHLQVFPNFSLVEGDIQFLDWQTLLQDVEVIYHQAAQAGVRASWGKGFRAYTERNINATQVLLEAAKDAKNLKRLVFASTSSIYGDAETLPTNEGIAPRPVSPYGITKLAAERLCGLYHKNFGVPFVSLRYFTVYGPRQRPDMAFHKFFKAVLQDEAIPVYGDGQQTRDFTFVSDAVAANLAAATIPEAIGEIFNIGGGSRVVLAEVLDTMAEIVGKPIKRNHIEKAMGDARHTAADVSKAREILKYHPQVSLREGLTQEWQWIKALYS; encoded by the coding sequence ATGGCTAAAATCATTGTCACAGGAGCAGCAGGATTTATTGGTTCTCATCTTGCAGAAGCCTTGCTGCAACAAGGCGAACAAGTAATTGGCATTGATGAATTTAACGATTACTACGATCCGACATTCAAACGCAAGAATATTGGACACCTACAAGTGTTTCCTAACTTTTCACTAGTTGAAGGAGATATTCAGTTTTTAGATTGGCAGACGCTACTCCAAGATGTGGAAGTAATTTACCATCAAGCAGCACAAGCAGGGGTAAGAGCAAGTTGGGGAAAAGGTTTCCGCGCCTACACGGAACGCAATATTAATGCCACGCAAGTTTTGTTAGAAGCAGCCAAAGATGCGAAAAACCTCAAAAGACTAGTGTTTGCTTCTACCTCTAGTATTTATGGTGATGCAGAAACCTTACCTACCAACGAGGGTATTGCGCCTCGTCCTGTCTCTCCTTATGGTATTACTAAGCTAGCAGCCGAGCGTTTATGTGGGCTGTATCACAAAAACTTTGGCGTACCTTTTGTATCTCTGCGGTATTTTACCGTTTATGGGCCGAGACAACGCCCTGACATGGCATTTCATAAGTTTTTCAAAGCAGTTTTACAAGATGAAGCGATTCCCGTTTATGGGGATGGTCAACAAACGCGAGATTTTACCTTTGTCAGTGATGCTGTAGCCGCCAATTTAGCCGCCGCCACTATCCCGGAAGCTATTGGGGAAATATTTAATATCGGTGGTGGTAGCAGAGTCGTGTTAGCAGAAGTTCTCGATACGATGGCAGAGATAGTTGGCAAACCCATCAAAAGAAACCATATAGAAAAGGCAATGGGAGATGCGCGTCACACCGCTGCTGACGTATCTAAAGCACGAGAAATTCTCAAATATCACCCTCAAGTGTCTCTGAGGGAAGGTTTGACTCAAGAATGGCAATGGATTAAGGCATTGTATAGCTAA
- a CDS encoding sensor protein — protein MSFENGSAAIWPSAGLFLASFLLLGYRIWPVLLLGDIIAEYIHLYPNDLIASSLISVWDTIDPLVASWLINRFIKHRNILERSGDTFRFLILLVPTPVIGTTFAVATLCLRHITPWTAYGETWRSWFTALLGGALVVTPALLTWFQRSGKQERLNREKIIEFALLLLFLIAISRIVFWLGYPVEYTIVPLLIWSAFRFGQRESTLLVVLVSAIAVFATARGFGAFAKLESVNQSLILLQSFIGVIAVTTFILCAVINENRQAQATLKKTNDELEQRVQDRTQQLRQALETADAAKVAADSANKAKSEFLANMSHELRTPLNGILGYTQILRRSEPLSNRGLHGIDIISQCGSHLLTLIEDVLDLSKIEARKMELHLIDFHFPSFVEGVSEICRIRAEQKGISFVYQGDALLPVGIRADEKRLRQVLINLLGNAIKFTDKGSVIFRITSQALVNQASEQPAIYKIRFEVEDTGVGMTNQQLEKIFLPFEQVGDIQKQAEGTGLGLAISSKIVSLMGSQIEVQSELGKGTSFWFEVELAEVPDWAEASRIVQQGTIVGYQGRKQKILVVDDKWENRSVIVNLLAPIGFELAESSNAQAGLEQAMQWQPDLIITDLVMPVMSGLEFIKHLRQLPQLQNAIVIASSASVFEIDQYKSFDVGANAFLPKPVQMETLLELLCKHLQLEWVYEAKSDLAIPNSSDLMLAAAIAPPSLEVLNELYQLAKKGDVYGILDLAHQIKQQDSILIPFAQKLIHLAENFQLNPLRDFIEGYLDNP, from the coding sequence ATGTCCTTTGAAAATGGATCGGCAGCTATCTGGCCTTCAGCAGGTCTTTTTTTAGCTAGTTTTCTACTACTGGGATATCGGATTTGGCCTGTACTATTGTTGGGTGACATCATTGCTGAATACATACACTTATACCCTAATGACTTGATAGCAAGTAGCCTCATCTCAGTTTGGGATACTATTGACCCTTTGGTAGCCAGTTGGTTAATCAATCGTTTCATCAAACACCGCAATATCCTAGAGAGGTCTGGGGATACTTTTAGATTTTTAATCCTGTTAGTGCCTACTCCAGTCATCGGAACTACTTTTGCCGTAGCCACACTTTGCCTACGTCACATCACTCCTTGGACTGCTTATGGAGAAACCTGGCGAAGTTGGTTTACGGCACTTTTGGGCGGCGCACTCGTTGTTACACCTGCATTATTAACTTGGTTCCAGAGATCGGGGAAGCAAGAACGGCTGAACCGAGAAAAAATTATTGAGTTCGCACTGCTGCTGTTATTTTTAATTGCCATCAGTCGGATCGTTTTTTGGCTAGGGTATCCTGTAGAGTACACGATCGTTCCCCTGTTAATTTGGTCGGCGTTTCGGTTTGGACAACGGGAATCGACTTTACTTGTAGTTTTGGTGTCCGCGATCGCAGTTTTTGCCACAGCTCGTGGTTTTGGTGCATTTGCCAAACTAGAGTCGGTCAATCAGTCCCTAATATTATTGCAATCTTTTATCGGCGTTATCGCCGTTACTACCTTTATTCTTTGTGCTGTCATTAATGAAAACCGTCAAGCCCAAGCAACACTGAAAAAGACAAACGACGAGTTAGAACAACGGGTACAAGACCGCACCCAACAGCTAAGACAAGCATTAGAAACTGCCGATGCGGCTAAAGTTGCAGCTGACAGCGCCAATAAAGCTAAAAGCGAATTCCTCGCTAACATGAGCCATGAGTTGAGAACTCCACTCAACGGTATCCTGGGCTACACCCAAATTTTGCGTCGTTCGGAACCCTTAAGCAATCGCGGACTTCACGGCATCGATATTATCTCCCAGTGTGGTTCCCACCTGTTAACTCTGATCGAAGATGTCTTGGATCTGTCGAAAATCGAAGCCCGGAAAATGGAACTTCACCTGATTGATTTTCATTTTCCATCGTTTGTTGAAGGCGTTAGTGAAATTTGCCGCATCCGTGCCGAACAGAAAGGCATTTCATTTGTTTATCAAGGCGATGCTTTATTACCTGTGGGCATTCGGGCTGATGAAAAGCGCCTGCGGCAAGTTTTAATCAATCTACTTGGCAATGCTATTAAGTTTACCGATAAAGGTAGCGTCATCTTTCGCATCACATCTCAAGCATTGGTCAACCAAGCCTCAGAGCAACCCGCAATTTACAAAATTCGCTTTGAGGTGGAAGATACCGGGGTGGGAATGACAAACCAACAACTAGAGAAAATTTTCTTGCCTTTTGAGCAAGTAGGAGATATTCAAAAACAAGCTGAAGGTACGGGTTTAGGATTGGCAATTAGCTCAAAAATCGTTTCCCTGATGGGCAGCCAAATTGAGGTACAAAGTGAGTTGGGTAAAGGTACTAGCTTTTGGTTTGAGGTGGAGTTAGCTGAAGTTCCTGACTGGGCTGAAGCTTCCAGGATAGTACAACAAGGCACAATCGTTGGATATCAAGGCAGAAAGCAAAAAATCCTCGTTGTGGATGACAAATGGGAGAATCGCTCTGTCATTGTCAATTTGCTAGCACCGATTGGCTTTGAACTCGCTGAGTCCAGTAACGCTCAAGCAGGATTAGAGCAAGCGATGCAATGGCAGCCAGACCTAATTATTACCGACCTGGTGATGCCTGTAATGTCTGGTTTGGAATTTATCAAGCATCTGCGACAGTTGCCCCAACTCCAAAACGCGATCGTTATTGCTTCTTCTGCTAGTGTGTTTGAAATAGACCAATACAAAAGTTTTGATGTCGGAGCGAATGCATTTTTGCCAAAACCCGTGCAAATGGAAACTTTGTTAGAGTTGCTTTGCAAACATCTACAACTGGAGTGGGTATATGAGGCAAAATCAGACCTAGCAATCCCAAACTCAAGCGATTTGATGTTAGCAGCAGCGATCGCTCCACCATCACTAGAAGTATTAAACGAGCTGTACCAGCTGGCCAAAAAAGGCGATGTCTACGGAATTTTGGATCTAGCTCATCAAATTAAACAGCAGGACAGTATTTTGATTCCCTTTGCTCAAAAATTAATTCACTTAGCAGAGAATTTTCAACTTAACCCGCTACGAGATTTTATTGAAGGATATCTGGATAATCCTTAA
- a CDS encoding response regulator receiver sensor signal transduction histidine kinase — translation MLTSNLEPGFILIVDDNPTNLSVLAQTLKAAGLSIRIATDGKSALRQLAENSDRPELILLDVQMPGIDGFETCCQLKANPTTQDIPVIFMTALADTHSKVKGLSLGAVDYITKPFEGEEVLARVRVHLQMRLLGKTLQQWNEQLEQRVTERTAALQKAQVQLVQQEKLATLGQLVAGVAHEINNPMGCIYSNIPIAQDYLKDINTILRLYQKCCTSLTPEIEKALKEIDIDFIFEDFSKLLYTLKLSTERIQDISVSLRNFSRLDVDTKVLTNLHDGIDSTLLILGHRLKAVGSYPAIEIIKEYGSIPEVECYPSLLNQVFMNLLANAIDALEEEPNPTIRICTEMLHGWVIIRILDNGEGISEEVKQRLFEPLFTTKPSGKGTGLGLSIARQIVEEKHGGQLSMVSELGKGCEFVIKIPLHQ, via the coding sequence ATGCTGACTTCCAATTTAGAACCAGGCTTTATTTTAATTGTCGATGATAATCCAACTAACTTATCAGTATTAGCTCAAACTCTCAAAGCAGCAGGCTTATCTATTCGCATTGCTACAGATGGCAAAAGCGCGCTGAGGCAACTTGCAGAAAATAGCGATCGCCCCGAACTGATTCTCCTTGATGTGCAGATGCCAGGAATTGATGGATTTGAAACCTGCTGTCAACTCAAGGCAAACCCCACAACACAAGATATTCCAGTCATTTTTATGACTGCTTTGGCAGATACACACAGTAAAGTCAAAGGACTTTCTTTAGGGGCTGTAGACTACATTACTAAACCGTTTGAAGGGGAAGAAGTTTTAGCCAGAGTCCGAGTTCATTTACAAATGCGCCTTCTGGGTAAAACCCTCCAGCAATGGAACGAACAATTAGAACAACGGGTAACAGAACGTACCGCTGCACTGCAAAAAGCACAAGTGCAATTAGTACAGCAGGAAAAGCTAGCTACACTAGGTCAACTCGTGGCGGGAGTAGCGCACGAAATTAATAATCCAATGGGCTGTATTTATAGTAATATTCCCATCGCCCAAGACTATCTGAAAGATATCAATACAATCCTACGACTCTATCAAAAATGTTGCACTTCATTGACACCGGAAATTGAAAAAGCATTAAAAGAAATTGACATAGATTTTATCTTTGAAGACTTTTCTAAACTGCTCTATACTCTCAAATTGAGTACGGAGCGTATTCAAGATATTTCAGTGTCATTACGCAACTTCTCACGCTTGGATGTTGATACAAAAGTACTAACAAATTTACATGATGGAATTGATAGCACCCTATTAATTTTAGGACATCGCCTCAAAGCTGTAGGTAGTTATCCGGCGATTGAAATCATTAAAGAATATGGCAGCATACCTGAAGTTGAGTGTTATCCAAGTCTGCTCAATCAAGTATTTATGAATTTGCTAGCCAATGCCATTGATGCTTTGGAAGAAGAACCCAATCCCACAATCCGCATTTGTACAGAAATGCTTCATGGCTGGGTGATAATTCGGATTTTAGATAATGGTGAGGGAATTAGTGAGGAAGTTAAGCAACGATTGTTTGAGCCGTTATTTACTACTAAGCCTTCTGGTAAAGGTACAGGATTAGGATTATCAATTGCTCGGCAGATTGTGGAAGAAAAGCATGGAGGTCAATTGAGTATGGTATCAGAATTAGGCAAAGGATGTGAGTTTGTCATCAAAATTCCGCTTCACCAATAA
- a CDS encoding TPR repeat-containing protein encodes MSDSLPLRDRYLALIDEIVDTTLKGKISSVEQVYQMLLKGVNPGTGEVFELVLSDRFGAIQSQVDSEKDELKKAKATRSLRAIKTIQSQWQRWQEHNKATEAIVAGVKEITTASSDERLATFLRFTDPNQKYPLNSQQLQQLSKSLQQFAQPDSDLQQISAGINRGLATWQRLQEHLVSWMYEQNQALGFGGVPGESGPWATWAKQINSQLPHALLRTLAMEQSAIEFAAQQRNMTLSDWVEMAFILQYLQRGLVNWFDQQPYNVQAGSKLSISTYLTFAVLWSQLASGFHSIATVYSDGAAQIMLQILRNFALRPYFPLYGGIFASFSGNYLRDTLDYLDEPLRQVEGTQEKARILTILGYSQRALGQYQRSINFHQQALEIARNAGDRPCEIANLNHLSRTYVQEQDYVEAINYSQRALILSRQVGDRTGEANALINLGYSEVMHAQELEQLEPETYEMAINYLQQGLKLSEQLGDIQSKALCFSSLGIAYLVIGQQQDAIKYLEEGFKTAQISGDLYLQGRNLAYLAEAYYQLQNSEKAIYTGSLGMYLLEQIASREWRQPAGLLTILQGQIGTESFQNLLQQHRAKIIAIIGVDGYDHIPQLLNQYQSDR; translated from the coding sequence GTGTCAGACTCTCTGCCATTGCGCGATCGCTACCTTGCTTTAATCGATGAAATTGTGGACACCACCCTCAAGGGCAAGATTAGCTCTGTAGAGCAGGTGTATCAAATGTTGCTCAAAGGTGTGAATCCCGGTACAGGAGAAGTATTTGAGCTGGTTTTGAGCGATCGCTTCGGTGCTATCCAAAGTCAAGTAGATAGTGAAAAGGATGAACTCAAGAAAGCCAAGGCTACCCGCAGTTTAAGGGCAATTAAGACAATTCAGAGTCAATGGCAAAGGTGGCAAGAACACAACAAAGCTACAGAAGCGATCGTTGCTGGTGTGAAAGAAATTACCACAGCCTCATCTGACGAACGCCTGGCAACATTTCTCCGGTTTACCGACCCCAATCAAAAGTATCCTCTAAATTCCCAACAGCTACAGCAATTGTCAAAATCTTTACAGCAATTTGCTCAACCAGATTCTGATTTACAGCAAATCTCAGCAGGAATTAACCGAGGTTTGGCTACTTGGCAGCGATTGCAAGAACACTTAGTTAGTTGGATGTATGAGCAAAATCAAGCACTGGGGTTCGGCGGCGTACCTGGTGAAAGCGGCCCTTGGGCGACTTGGGCAAAGCAAATTAATAGTCAATTACCTCACGCACTACTGCGTACCTTGGCAATGGAGCAATCTGCCATTGAATTTGCAGCCCAGCAGCGCAATATGACCCTGAGTGATTGGGTGGAAATGGCATTTATTCTGCAATACTTGCAAAGAGGTTTAGTCAATTGGTTTGACCAACAACCTTATAATGTGCAAGCAGGTTCCAAGTTATCGATTTCAACTTACTTAACCTTTGCAGTGCTGTGGAGTCAATTAGCAAGTGGGTTTCATAGTATTGCCACAGTTTACAGCGATGGCGCTGCTCAAATCATGCTCCAGATATTACGCAACTTTGCCTTGCGTCCCTATTTTCCGCTTTATGGGGGAATTTTCGCTTCGTTTTCGGGTAACTATTTGCGGGATACTTTGGATTATTTAGATGAACCCTTGCGGCAAGTAGAGGGAACTCAAGAAAAAGCCAGAATTTTGACAATTTTAGGCTATTCCCAGCGTGCTTTAGGTCAATATCAACGCTCAATTAACTTCCACCAACAAGCATTAGAGATAGCCAGAAATGCAGGCGATCGCCCTTGTGAAATTGCCAATCTCAACCACCTCAGCCGTACCTACGTCCAAGAACAAGATTATGTTGAGGCGATTAACTATAGCCAACGCGCCTTAATCCTCAGCCGACAAGTAGGCGATCGCACAGGCGAAGCCAATGCGCTGATTAATTTAGGCTACAGCGAAGTGATGCACGCCCAAGAACTAGAACAACTAGAGCCAGAAACCTATGAAATGGCGATTAATTATCTGCAACAAGGCTTAAAGTTATCAGAACAATTAGGCGATATTCAAAGTAAAGCTTTGTGTTTTAGTAGCCTAGGAATTGCCTATTTAGTAATTGGGCAACAACAGGATGCTATTAAATATTTGGAAGAAGGTTTTAAAACAGCGCAGATTTCCGGTGATTTGTACCTCCAAGGACGCAATTTAGCTTACCTAGCTGAAGCTTATTATCAACTACAAAATTCTGAAAAAGCAATTTACACTGGTAGCTTAGGTATGTATCTTCTGGAGCAAATTGCCTCTCGTGAATGGCGACAACCAGCAGGATTACTAACAATTTTACAAGGTCAAATTGGCACAGAATCTTTCCAAAATTTGTTGCAACAACACCGCGCGAAAATAATTGCAATTATCGGTGTAGATGGATACGATCATATTCCGCAGTTGTTAAACCAATATCAGAGCGATCGGTAA